The DNA sequence GTACCACCTATCGTCTTGCTCAACTTGATAAAGCTCGCTATAGTGATATTATTGTGGCTGATGAAAAAGAATATCGTGAAGGTGGAGAACCTTTCTATACTAATTCTACTCAATTACCTGTTTACTACAGTGATGATCTTTTTGAAGTTCTGGATCAACAGGACAGCATTCAAACTAAATATACCGGTGGTACAGTATTGCATCTGTTTACCGGTGAAAGGATAGATGACCCTGAGATGGTTAAAGTGCTGGTCAAGCGCATCTGTGAAAACTATCATTTGCCGTATTTCACTTTTTCACCAACTTTCAGTATCTGCCCGGAACACGGCTATCTGCTGGGAGAACAGTATAAATGTCCTGAATGTAATCAGGTGACTGAGGTATATTCACGCGTGGTGGGCTATCTGAGACCAGTGCAGCAGTGGAATAAAGGTAAAAAGATGGAATTCAAGCTGCGTAAGACATTTAAGGTAGCAAATTAACTGAAAATATATGAAAATTGGCGGGTTTCTAAAATTTAGTTTGATAGATTTTCCTCATAGAATTGCCGCAGTGGTTTTTACCCAGGGCTGTAATTTCCGTTGTCACTATTGTCATAATCCGGAATTAGTACTTCCCCGCAGATTCCAACTGCCAATCCCGGAAAAAGAAGTATTAGAACTGCTAAAAGATCGTTATGGTCGACTTGATGGAGTTTCCATAACCGGAGGAGAACCTCTGATGCAGCCAGATTTGGAAGACTTTGTCCTGAAGATCAAACAAATTGGCTATGAAGTTAAATTAGATACCAATGGCTATTATCCAGCGATTTTAAATAAAATTATCCGCCAGAATTTGATAGATTATATTGCTATGGATATCAAGGCAGCACCTGGTAATTATCCTCAAATTTGCGGGATACCTCTCAATTTTGATTATATTACCAGAAGTATGCAGATTATCCGTGAGAGCGGTTTACCCTATGAATTTCGCACTACCTTGGTGAAAAATCTTCATACCAGAGAAGATGTTATAGCAGTTGCCAGATTATTGCAGCCGCAGGATAATTATGTAATGCAGAATTTTCGTGCAACAAAAAGAGTGGGGCATAAGGATCTGCCTTTGGCAACTTTTGAAGCTG is a window from the Candidatus Stygibacter australis genome containing:
- a CDS encoding anaerobic ribonucleoside-triphosphate reductase activating protein, which produces MKIGGFLKFSLIDFPHRIAAVVFTQGCNFRCHYCHNPELVLPRRFQLPIPEKEVLELLKDRYGRLDGVSITGGEPLMQPDLEDFVLKIKQIGYEVKLDTNGYYPAILNKIIRQNLIDYIAMDIKAAPGNYPQICGIPLNFDYITRSMQIIRESGLPYEFRTTLVKNLHTREDVIAVARLLQPQDNYVMQNFRATKRVGHKDLPLATFEAEDLKDFEIILQEYNLRYTIR